One Enterobacter asburiae genomic window, AGGATGTCGCGCTGTGAAATTCCCTGCCCTATTCCGTAATACCCTGCTTGTACCTGGACTTTTTGTTTTAGGACTTGCCTCAGCCGCTGCCGCCGACTGGCCGCGTCAGGTGACCGACAGCCGCGGCGTTCACACGCTTGAGAACAAACCGACGCGCATTGTCTCCACCAGCGTGACCTTAACCGGCTCCCTGTTGGCGATTGACGCACCGGTCGTCGCCAGCGGCGCGACCACGCCGAACAACCGCGTGGCGGATGGTCAGGGTTTCCTGCGCCAGTGGGGTGATATTGCGAAACAGCGCAAGGTTGCGCGGCTGTACATCGGCGAGCCGAGCGCCGAAGCGGTTGCCGCCCAGATGCCGGATCTGATTTTGATCAGCGCCACCGGTGGGGATTCCGCGCTGGCGCTGTACGATCAGCTCTCCGCCATCGCCCCAACGCTTATCATCAACTACGACGACAAGAGCTGGCAGGCGCTGCTGACCCAGTTGGGCTGCATCACCGGACAGGAAAAACAGGCCGCAGAGCGCATTGCCGCGTTTGATAAACAGCTCGCGCAGGTGAAACAGCAGATGAAGCTGCCGCCGCAGCCGGTGAACGCCATCGTCTACACCGCCGCCGCGCACAGCGCTAACCTGTGGACCGCGGAATCCGCGCAGGGCAAGCTGCTGCACCAGCTGGGCTTTACGCTGGCGGAGCTGCCCGCCGGGCTGCAGACCTCTAAAAGCCAAGGCAAACGCCACGACATTATTCAGCTGGGAGGGGAAAACCTGGCGACGGGGCTGAACGGCGAAGGGCTGTTTGTGTTTGCCGGCGACCAGAAAGACGTGGATGCGATTTACGCCAACCCGCTGCTGGCGCATCTGCCGTCGGTGAAAAACAAACGGGTTTGGGCATTGGGAACCGAGACGTTCCGCCTGGATTATTACAGCGCGATGTTGGTGTTGCAGCGTTTAAATTCAATTTTTAAATAAGTGGCACGTTCCCCGTAGGCCCGGTAAGCGCAGCGCCACCGGGCGTTTTGTCGGGTGGCGGCTACGCCTTACCCGACCTACAAAGTCAAGATGCTCTCCTGCCTGAATCGGCGCAATTCTGCCAACGACATTAATAAAACCACGCCAATAATTGCCAGTACAAACCCGCTGCTGCTCGCCGAGGCCACCGGAGTCATCATCGCTCCCAGGCCGCCGAGGATCGCCGCGCCAATCGCATCCCCCGTGACGTTCTGCGCCGTCCACAGGCCGTTAATGCGCCCGAGCATCCCTTCCGGCGTCTGGGTCTGGATCAGGGTGTACTGTAGCAGCGAGCTGATAGCGCTCAGCCAGCCGAAGATCACCAGGCACAACACGCCCAGCGCCCACACCGGCATCAGGCTGAAGAAGCCGATGGCGATAAACGACGCCAGCGTGGCAAGCAGCATAATCAGCCCCGGACGCGCGCTCTGCGCCAGGTTGCCGCTGGTCAGCGCCCCGCACGCCGCGCCGAGCGGAATGGCGGCGTAGAGAATACCAATCTCCGAGGCGCTCATCTGCCACTCTCCCGCTAATGCCGGGTAGAGCACGCGCACGGCGCTCGCCATGGTCAGCAGGCCGCCGAGCAGCGCAATGCCGCCAATCAGCGGGTTGCTGAACAGAAAACGAATCGCGGCCATCAGCGATTTCAGCGGATGCTCGCGCGGCTGCGGCGGAGGTGGCAGCAGCGGCAGGCGCAGCAGCGTCAGCGTGGTGATGAAGGTCCCCGCCGCCGCCAGGCCGTAGTTCCACGCCACGTTGCCGGTCGCCAGCAGCAGGCCGCCCACCATCGGTGAAATCACCGAGCCGAGGCGCACGGTGAGCATGGTGATCGCCCCCGCCTGCATCAGGTTCTCACGCCCGACCAGCGCGGGCGTCGCCGCCAGCAGCGCCGTCACGCCCAGCGAGGCAAAAAAGCCGTCCCACAGCCCCAGGGCATAAATCGCGATCAGCGACGGCTCCGGCAGCATGGCGTTCAGACACAGCCCGATAAAGCCCACGCCGCAGGTGCCGCGCGCCAGCAGGATCAGCTTTTTACGCTCGTAGCGGTCCGCCAGCACGCCGCCGACCATCAGGCCGATGAACATCGCCCCGCCGGTTAAGGTGACGGATAACCCCACCAGCCAGCTGGAGTGCGTCATGGTCTGGATCTGTACCGGCACGGCCACGCCGAGCAGCCCGAGGGACAAAATGGAGATAAAGCGAGCGATAAAAACGGCGCGATACGCCGGGTGCGTTTTCAGCAGGCTGAGGTTGAGCAGCCAGGATTTTTGATTCATGACAAAGCCTTGAGTCTATTTCTACCCTTTCCATGGGCGCACATGCTAACATAGCCAAATAAGATAGATAACGATAATCACTATCATTATCAAATCATGGATGTTGCTATGTCGTTTTCCTCTTCTGCGGTGCGCGCCGTTGCCGTGCCCGTTTTACTGCTGCTCCTGAGCCTTGCGGTTGCACTCAGCCTGCTGGTCGGCGCGAAGCCGCTGCCCGCGTCCGTTATCGTTGATGCGCTCTCCGGTACCTGCCAGAGCGCTGACTGCATCATCGTGCTCGACGCCCGACTGCCCCGCACGCTTGCCGGACTGCTGGCGGGTGGCGCGCTCGGCCTTGCCGGTGCCCTGATGCAAACCCTTACCCGTAACCCGCTGGCGGACCCCGGCATTCTCGGCGTCAACTCCGGCGCCAGCTTTGCCATCGTGCTCGGCGCGGCGCTGTTCGGGTTGACCTCACCCTCCGAACAGCTGGCGATGGCCTTCTGCGGCGCGCTGGCCGCCTCGCTGGTGGTCGCGTTTACCGGCAGCCAGGGCGGCGGGCAGCTAAGTCCGGTCCGCCTGACGCTGGCGGGCGTGGCGCTCGCGGCGGTGCTGGAAGGCCTATCCAACGGCATCGCCCTGCTCAACCCGGACGTTTACGACCAGCTGCGCTTCTGGCAGGCCGGTTCGCTGGATATCCGCACCCTTGAAACCCTAAAAGTGGTGGCGATCCCGGTCATTATCGCTGCCGCCGTGGCGCTGTTTTTAAGCCGGTCGCTCAACAGCCTGAGCCTCGGCAGCGACACCGCGACCGCCCTCGGCAACCGCGTGGCGCGCACGCAGCTGATTGGTCTGCTCGCCATCACGGTTCTGTGCGGCAGCGCGACCGCGGTGGTCGGCCCGATCGCCTTTATTGGCCTGATGATGCCGCACATGGCGCGCTGGCTGGTGGGGGCGGATCACCGCTGGTCGCTGCCGGTGACGCTGCTGGCCACCCCTGCTCTGCTGCTGTTTGCGGACGTGCTGGGCCGCCTGCTGGTGCCCGGCGAGCTGCGCGTCTCGGTGGTCAGCGCCTTTATCGGCGCGCCGGTGCTGATCTTCCTGGTTCGTCGTAAACGCGGAGGTGGCGCATGATGGCCCCGTCCCGTCGTTTACTCACCAGCGTCTCGCTGCTGCTTATCGCCATTCTGCTGCTGGCGGTCTGGAGCCTGTGCAGCGGCGTGGTGACGCTCGATTTTGCGCAGGTGTTTAACGCCCTGCTCGGCAGCGCGCCGCGCAACATCACCATGGTGGTGACGGAGTGGCGACTGCCCCGCGTGGCGATGGCGATTCTGGTCGGCGCGGCGCTCGGCGTGAGCGGTGCGATATTCCAGTCGCTGATGCGCAACCCGCTCGGCAGCCCGGACGTGATGGGCCTCAACACCGGGGCCTGGAGCGGCGTGCTGGTGGCGATGGTGCTGTTTGGTCAGCACCTGACGGCGATTACCTTTACGGCAATGGCGGGCGGCATTCTGACGTCCTTACTGATCTGGGCGCTGGCCTGGCGCAACGGTATCGACACCTTCCGTCTGATCATCATCGGGATCGGTATACGCGCCATGCTGATGGCCTTTAACACCTGGCTTTTACTGCAGGCCTCGCTGGAAACCGCGCTCTCCGCCGGGCTGTGGTACGCCGGTTCGCTCAACGGCCTGACGTGGGGCAAAGCCTGGCCCGCCGCGCCGCTGATTTTGCTGATGTTTATCGGCGCGCTGCTGCTGGTGCGGCGTATGCGCCTGCTGGAGATGGGCGACGACAGCGCCTGCGCGCTGGGCGTGGGCGTCGAACGCTCGCGCCTGATGCTGATGCTGGTCGCCGTACTGCTGACCGCCGCCTCTACCGCTATCGCCGGGCCGATCTCGTTTATCGCCCTCGTGGCACCGCACATCGCCCGCCGCATTAGCGGGACGGCGCGCTGGGGCTTAACCCAGGCGGCGCTGTGCGGCGCGCTGCTGCTACTGGCCGCCGATCTCTGCGCCCAGCGGCTGTTTATGCCTTATCAACTGCCGGTGGGCGTGGTGACCGTCAGCCTCGGCGGGATTTACCTCATCGTCTTGCTCGTTCAGGAGTCACGCAGGAAATGACAGACACAACCACCCGCTTGCGCGGCGAAAACCTCACCCTCGGCTACGGCAAAAAAATCATTGCTCGTGACCTGTCCGTCGCCATTCCGGACGGCCACTTCACCGCAATTATTGGGCCAAACGGCTGCGGCAAATCGACCCTGCTGCGCACCCTGAGCCGCCTGATGACGCCGTCTGAAGGCAGCGTGTTCCTCGACGGGGAGCAGATCCAGCGCTTTGCCAGCAAAGAGGTAGCGCGGCGCATCGGGCTGCTGGCGCAGAACGCCACCACGCCGGGGGACATCACGGTGCAGGAGCTGGTCTCGCGCGGGCGCTATCCGCACCAGCCGCTGTTCACCCGCTGGCGCAAAGAGGACGACGAAGCGGTCAGCCGCGCGATGGTAGCAACGGGGATTACCGATCTGGCCCAGCAGAGCGTGGACACTCTTTCCGGCGGACAGCGTCAGCGCGCCTGGATCGCGATGGTGCTAGCGCAGGAGACCTCCATCATGCTGCTGGACGAGCCGACGACCTGGCTCGACATCAGCCATCAGATTGATCTGCTGGAGCTGCTGAGCGAGCTCAACCGCACGCAGGGGTATACCCTGGCGGCGGTGCTGCACGATTTAAACCAGGCGTGCCGCTACGCTACACACCTGATTGCCTTGCGAGACGGTGAGATTGTGGCGCAGGGCGCGCCGAAAGAGATTGTAACGCCGGAGCTGATCGAGCGGATCTACGGCATGCGCTGCATGATTATTGACGATCCGGTGGCGGGCACGCCGCTGGTTGTGCCGTTAGGTCGGCGGTAATTGCCGGGTGGCGGCTGCGCCTTACCCGGCCTACATTCTATTCTGCTCCCGTAGGCCGGGTAAGGCGCAGCCGCCACCCGGCGCTTTTGACGTTATCCCAATATCTCCCTCAACACCGGCCCGATCTTCTCAAACGCCTGCGGTGAAATGATATCCACGTGGGCGCAGTCCTGGCTGTACACCTCAAGCTCCGCCACCCACGGCGCCCACACAACCTGCGGATCCATCGTTCGCGTGCGCTCGGCGACGAACAGCGTCGCTTTGCCGTCAAACCGCGCGCTGTGCGCCGTGGTGAGCAGTCGTACCGCGTCGGCGTAGTTGCCTTCGATAGCGTTAAACAGCTCGCTGGAGCCCTGCCCCTGCTGGGCCGCGATAAACGCCTGACGCTCGCGCTCGATTTCCGCCAGCACTTCCGGGTCGAGGCCGTTGGCCTCTTTCTCCGCCCAGTTCTGGGTTTCCGGCGGCCAGGTATCCAGCAGGCCGAGGAAGGCCACCTCCTCACCCTGCTCGCGCAGACGGGCGGCAATGCCCTGCGCCAGCGTTCCGCCGAGGGAATAGCCGCACAGATAATACGGCCCCTGCGGCTGCTGCTTACGCAGCGTAGCCAGATGATACTCAATGACTCCATCCAGATCCGCACGCTGCTGCATCGGCCCGTCCGGGCGCGGCGACTGAATGCCGACGATAGACCAGCGCGGGCTGAGATAGCGCGCCAGCACGCTAAACTGCCAGGCAAAGCCGGACGCCGGATGGAAGCAGAACAGCGTCGGGCCGTCGCCTTCCCTCAGCGGGAGAAGGGTTTCATACCCCAGCCGCTGCGCCTGCTCGTCGCTCATCTGCGAGTCCAGCAGCGCGCTGAGCTTGCTCACCGTGGAGGCGACCATAATCTGCCCCGGCGTCACCCTGCGCTCGAACGCGCGGCTTAGCTGCGCCGCCAGGCGCATCGCCAGCAGCGAGTGGCCACCGAGGGCAAAGAAGTCGGCCTCAATGTCGTTGACCTCGCAGCCCAGTAGGACAGAAAACGCCTGCGCGACGGCGGCTTCGGTTTCCGTCTCCGGCGCGCGGCCGGAGATTTTACTCATCAGCTCCGGCAGCGGCAGCGCCTTGCGGTCGAGCTTGCCGTTCGCGCTGAGCGGCAGCGCGCTGATTTGCAGCAGCACCACCGGCACCATGTGCGGCGGCAGCTGCGCTTTGAGCAACTCCAGCAGCGCGTCGCGATCCAGCGGTAAGCCGGATTCAGAGACCACGTAGCCCACCAGCTGACGGGCATCGCCGCCGGTTGCCGCCGCCTGGTTGAACACGCAGGCGTGCGCCACGGCCTGGGCCACGTCCGGCAGCGACAGCATCGCCCGATCGATTTCACCCAGCTCGATGCGCTGGCCGCGAATTTTCAGCTGATCGTCGCTGCGGCCGAGATATTCCACCGCGCCGTTGCCCAGCCAGCGGGCAACGTCGCCGGTGCGGTACATCCGCTCGCCGGGGGCAAACGGGTCGGCAATAAAGCGGCTGGCGGTGAGATCCGGACGGCCCAGATACCCCTGCGCCAGCTGAATGCCGGTGAGATACAGATCCCCCGCCACGCCGAACGGCACCGGGCGCATCATCGCGTCCAGAATGCGCAGCCCCGTGTTCCACACCGGGAAGCCAATCGGCACGCTGTTGCCTTCCACCGCCGCCAGCTCGGGACCAAACGCCGGATACCAGCTCACGTCCACCGCCGCTTCGGTTGGGCCATAAAGGTTGTGCAGCGGCGCACGGGTGAGCTGCTCCCACTCGCGGCACAGCTCGGTCGGCAGCGCTTCGCCGCTGCAGAACACCTGCTTTAGGGTTTTGCAGCACGCCGCGTTTTCCGGCGTCAGCGAGGCGACAAAGGCCGCCAGCATCGACGGCACGAAGTGGGTGGTGGTCACGCCGTACTGGGCGAAGAAGCTCAGCATCGCCTGCGGATCGCGGTGCGCGTCCGGCTCGGCCATCACCAGCTTCGCCCCGGCGATAAACGGCCACCAGAACTCCCACACCGACACGTCAAAGCTGCACGGCGTTTTCTGCGCCACCACGTCCGTCGCGTCCAGCGGGTAATGGTCCTGCATCCACTTCAGGCGGTTAACGATGGCGGTATGGCCGACCATGACCCCTTTCGGGCGGCCCGTCGAACCGGAGGTAAAGATGATGTACGCCGTCTGCTCCGGCGTCGCCAGGCGCAGCGGTTCCGCATCCGTGGTCGGTAACAGTGTGTTGTAACTAAACGAACTAATCGGCAGATTGCTAAAGCGCGAACGCTGTTCGTCGGTGGTAATGAGCAACGAAGGTTTGGCATCTTCCAGCATCATCCGCAGACGGTCATCCGGGTAGCCGGTGTCGAGCGGCAGCCACGCGGCACCGGCCTCAACGATGCCGTGCAGCGCCAGCGTCAGGAACACCGAGCGCGGCAGTGCCACCGCCACGCTGTCGCCCGGCTTCACGCCGCGCGCGCGCAGCAGGTTTGCCAGCGCGACCACCTGCTCGCGCATCTGACGATAGCTGAGCTCGACGTTTGCATCCGCCAGCGCGAGGGCGTCCGGCGTTTTGCTCGCCTGCTCCGCCACCAGCTCCGCCAGCGTGGTGGACGGCAGCGCCAGCCCGGTATCGTTGATGCGCGCCAGCTGCTGGTATTCCTGCTCTGAAACGGTTTCCACTTCGCCGCAGCGCAGGTCAGGGTTGGCCGCAAACTGCATCAGCATCGCGTTCAGACGCGCGACGTGACGGGTGAGCGTCCCTTCATCGTAACGCTGTTTATTGGCGAGGATCTCAATGCTCAAGCCGCCCTGCTCGTCCGGGAACAGCGCCAGCTCCAGATCGTTCACCGGGCCGGTTGCCAGCGTGTGGGTGATGGCCTC contains:
- the fepB gene encoding Fe2+-enterobactin ABC transporter substrate-binding protein; translation: MKFPALFRNTLLVPGLFVLGLASAAAADWPRQVTDSRGVHTLENKPTRIVSTSVTLTGSLLAIDAPVVASGATTPNNRVADGQGFLRQWGDIAKQRKVARLYIGEPSAEAVAAQMPDLILISATGGDSALALYDQLSAIAPTLIINYDDKSWQALLTQLGCITGQEKQAAERIAAFDKQLAQVKQQMKLPPQPVNAIVYTAAAHSANLWTAESAQGKLLHQLGFTLAELPAGLQTSKSQGKRHDIIQLGGENLATGLNGEGLFVFAGDQKDVDAIYANPLLAHLPSVKNKRVWALGTETFRLDYYSAMLVLQRLNSIFK
- the entS gene encoding enterobactin transporter EntS, with protein sequence MNQKSWLLNLSLLKTHPAYRAVFIARFISILSLGLLGVAVPVQIQTMTHSSWLVGLSVTLTGGAMFIGLMVGGVLADRYERKKLILLARGTCGVGFIGLCLNAMLPEPSLIAIYALGLWDGFFASLGVTALLAATPALVGRENLMQAGAITMLTVRLGSVISPMVGGLLLATGNVAWNYGLAAAGTFITTLTLLRLPLLPPPPQPREHPLKSLMAAIRFLFSNPLIGGIALLGGLLTMASAVRVLYPALAGEWQMSASEIGILYAAIPLGAACGALTSGNLAQSARPGLIMLLATLASFIAIGFFSLMPVWALGVLCLVIFGWLSAISSLLQYTLIQTQTPEGMLGRINGLWTAQNVTGDAIGAAILGGLGAMMTPVASASSSGFVLAIIGVVLLMSLAELRRFRQESILTL
- the fepD gene encoding Fe(3+)-siderophore ABC transporter permease — protein: MSFSSSAVRAVAVPVLLLLLSLAVALSLLVGAKPLPASVIVDALSGTCQSADCIIVLDARLPRTLAGLLAGGALGLAGALMQTLTRNPLADPGILGVNSGASFAIVLGAALFGLTSPSEQLAMAFCGALAASLVVAFTGSQGGGQLSPVRLTLAGVALAAVLEGLSNGIALLNPDVYDQLRFWQAGSLDIRTLETLKVVAIPVIIAAAVALFLSRSLNSLSLGSDTATALGNRVARTQLIGLLAITVLCGSATAVVGPIAFIGLMMPHMARWLVGADHRWSLPVTLLATPALLLFADVLGRLLVPGELRVSVVSAFIGAPVLIFLVRRKRGGGA
- the fepG gene encoding iron-enterobactin ABC transporter permease, which encodes MMAPSRRLLTSVSLLLIAILLLAVWSLCSGVVTLDFAQVFNALLGSAPRNITMVVTEWRLPRVAMAILVGAALGVSGAIFQSLMRNPLGSPDVMGLNTGAWSGVLVAMVLFGQHLTAITFTAMAGGILTSLLIWALAWRNGIDTFRLIIIGIGIRAMLMAFNTWLLLQASLETALSAGLWYAGSLNGLTWGKAWPAAPLILLMFIGALLLVRRMRLLEMGDDSACALGVGVERSRLMLMLVAVLLTAASTAIAGPISFIALVAPHIARRISGTARWGLTQAALCGALLLLAADLCAQRLFMPYQLPVGVVTVSLGGIYLIVLLVQESRRK
- the fepC gene encoding iron-enterobactin ABC transporter ATP-binding protein — its product is MTDTTTRLRGENLTLGYGKKIIARDLSVAIPDGHFTAIIGPNGCGKSTLLRTLSRLMTPSEGSVFLDGEQIQRFASKEVARRIGLLAQNATTPGDITVQELVSRGRYPHQPLFTRWRKEDDEAVSRAMVATGITDLAQQSVDTLSGGQRQRAWIAMVLAQETSIMLLDEPTTWLDISHQIDLLELLSELNRTQGYTLAAVLHDLNQACRYATHLIALRDGEIVAQGAPKEIVTPELIERIYGMRCMIIDDPVAGTPLVVPLGRR
- the entF gene encoding enterobactin non-ribosomal peptide synthetase EntF, which gives rise to MNRLPLVAAQPGIWMAEQLSSLPNAWSVAHYTELKGDIDAPLLAKAIAEGMMQADTLRMRFAEENGEVWQWVDDTFILPEPSIVRVTSHDAAVALMEADLNQNLRVDSGQPLAFHQLIQVGESHWYWYQRYHHLVVDGFSFPAITRQIAAIYAAWKKGEPTPASPFTSFAEVVDEYQRYRDSEAYARDGVFWAEQRRQLPSPVSLSAAPLPGRAATTDILRLKIAADGRAFSQLAQAAGQAQRTDLALALVALWLGRLTGRLDYAAGFIFMRRMGSAALTATGPVLNVLPLAVNINPQESLPALALRLANQLKKMRRHQRYDAEQIVRDGGRAAGDEALFGPVLNVKVFDYQLDIDGVEAITHTLATGPVNDLELALFPDEQGGLSIEILANKQRYDEGTLTRHVARLNAMLMQFAANPDLRCGEVETVSEQEYQQLARINDTGLALPSTTLAELVAEQASKTPDALALADANVELSYRQMREQVVALANLLRARGVKPGDSVAVALPRSVFLTLALHGIVEAGAAWLPLDTGYPDDRLRMMLEDAKPSLLITTDEQRSRFSNLPISSFSYNTLLPTTDAEPLRLATPEQTAYIIFTSGSTGRPKGVMVGHTAIVNRLKWMQDHYPLDATDVVAQKTPCSFDVSVWEFWWPFIAGAKLVMAEPDAHRDPQAMLSFFAQYGVTTTHFVPSMLAAFVASLTPENAACCKTLKQVFCSGEALPTELCREWEQLTRAPLHNLYGPTEAAVDVSWYPAFGPELAAVEGNSVPIGFPVWNTGLRILDAMMRPVPFGVAGDLYLTGIQLAQGYLGRPDLTASRFIADPFAPGERMYRTGDVARWLGNGAVEYLGRSDDQLKIRGQRIELGEIDRAMLSLPDVAQAVAHACVFNQAAATGGDARQLVGYVVSESGLPLDRDALLELLKAQLPPHMVPVVLLQISALPLSANGKLDRKALPLPELMSKISGRAPETETEAAVAQAFSVLLGCEVNDIEADFFALGGHSLLAMRLAAQLSRAFERRVTPGQIMVASTVSKLSALLDSQMSDEQAQRLGYETLLPLREGDGPTLFCFHPASGFAWQFSVLARYLSPRWSIVGIQSPRPDGPMQQRADLDGVIEYHLATLRKQQPQGPYYLCGYSLGGTLAQGIAARLREQGEEVAFLGLLDTWPPETQNWAEKEANGLDPEVLAEIERERQAFIAAQQGQGSSELFNAIEGNYADAVRLLTTAHSARFDGKATLFVAERTRTMDPQVVWAPWVAELEVYSQDCAHVDIISPQAFEKIGPVLREILG